In Gigantopelta aegis isolate Gae_Host chromosome 6, Gae_host_genome, whole genome shotgun sequence, the following are encoded in one genomic region:
- the LOC121375946 gene encoding DNA repair endonuclease XPF-like isoform X2, with the protein MALLEYENQIFLDAFHEDGLLILARGLGIDRIFVNFLKIYSDPGSLVLVLNTLSTEEDYFIEQLESDGVKPLPRIITNEFKASERQSMYLQGGVLFLTSRILVVDLLTDRVPIDLVTGILVYKANRILESCQESFILRLYRQKNKSGFIKAFSDNPDAFISGFCQVERVMKNLFVRKLFLWPRFHANVVSCLEKHKVDVVELHMQISPAMTACQTALLDLINACVKELKRCTPAVDTDEVTVENALGKSFDKTIRIQLDPVWHQLSTKTRQLVSDLKTLRLILRHLTQYDCVTFYSLVHSIRTNEKTFGQNTGWLFLDAADSLFVHARDRVWRPQEKKKKLKSDKEDAKPVVENQEPVLEECPKWKVLSEILKEIDEENKKCDSNSDRGRVLICAEDDRTCNQLKEYLRDGGKELLLRLYNKFLAVKGGGLREETKENKSKSQHKGKGKLTKPAAPISPELTLTQMMGDHGKSEDVGEVSDGESNLPLSSQDAYFGVLPEPVTILHPLHGCSDPHGLSRTLQEVQPRYIILYDADMQFVRQIEVYRASHPGVSLRVYFLLYSSSVEEQKYLTTLRKEKEAFEYLIKQKATMVIPEERDGKMEDDPNLARGTTPANATTNSRKGAVEKPVQKKIIVDMREFRSELPSLVHRRGIEIEPVTLEVGDYILTPDICVERKSVSDLIGSLNNGRLYNQCVSMSRYYKRPVLLIEFDATKSFSLQGKYSLSNDVSMQDVTSRLALLTLHFPKLRILWCPSPYATAELFDELKAGREQPDATTAMSVTAAETAVDWTDKYSHGPQDFLLRMPGVNSKNYRHLMNKVQDLSELTQLSLERLTEIMGSSGHAKLLFDFLHVKQSDAATAFTGPQQTKTDKKRTFISKRKK; encoded by the exons ATGGCTTTGTTAGAATATGAAAATCAGATATTTTTAGATGCATTCCATGAAGATGGTTTACTGATATTAGCAAg AGGTCTTGGCATTGATAGGATCTttgtaaactttttaaaaatctacagCGACCCTGGCAGTCTGGTTCTTGTATTGAACACCTTATCAACAGAGGAG GATTATTTTATAGAACAGTTAGAATCAGATGGTGTAAAACCATTACCAAGGATCATCACAAATGAATTCAAGGCATCCGAGag ACAGAGCATGTATCTCCAGGGAGGTGTTTTGTTTCTGACATCCCGGATTTTAGTTGTGGACCTTCTCACTGACCGGGTTCCCATCGACCTTGTGACTGGAATCCTGGTGTACAAGGCTAACAG gaTTTTGGAATCATGCCAGGAATCATTTATTTTACGATTATACAGACAGAAAAATAAG AGTGGGTTTATCAAGGCTTTCTCTGACAACCCCGATGCCTTCATTAGTGGCTTCTGTCAGGTGGAACGAGTCATGAAAAATCTATTTGTCCGTAAACTCTTTTTGTGGCCAAGGTTTCATGCTAATGTAGTGTCCTGTTTAGAGAAACACAAG GTGGATGTGGTAGAACTTCACATGCAGATTAGCCCAGCTATGACAGCCTGTCAGACGGCACTGCTAGATCTCATCAACGCCTGTGTGAAGGAACTGAAGCGGTGCACCCCAGCT GTGGACACGGATGAGGTTACGGTTGAGAATGCTCTAGGAAAGTCGTTTGACAAGACAATTCGAATACAGCTTGATCCTGTTTGGCATCAGCTCAGTACAAAGACTCGACAGCTGGTTTCTGATCTAAAGACACTCAGACTTATTTTGAG ACATCTTACTCAGTATGACTGTGTGACATTTTATAGCTTAGTCCACTCTATTCG AACAAATGAGAAAACATTTGGACAGAACACAGGCTGGTTATTTCTGGATGCAGCAGACAGTTTATTTGTA CATGCTCGAGATAGAGTATGGCGTCCtcaagaaaagaagaaaaaactcaAGTCTGATAAAGAAGATGCTAAGCCTGTTGTTGaaa ATCAGGAACCTGTTTTGGAGGAGTGTCCTAAGTGGAAGGTTTTGTCTGAGATTTTGAAGGAAATCGATGAGGAAAACAAGAAATGTGATTCTAACTCGGATCGTGGTCGTGTTCTTATTTGTGCTGAGGATGATCGCACATGTAATCAGCTCAAAGAA TACCTACGTGATGGTGGTAAAGAACTGTTGCTCAGACTGTACAATAAATTCTTGGCAGTAAAAGGAGGCGGCTTACGTGAAGAAACTAAG GAGAACAAGAGTAAGAGTCAACACAAAGGCAAAGGAAAACTAACAAAACCTGCTGCTCCAATCTCACCTGAACTGACACTAACACAGATGATGGGGGACCACGGCAAATCAGAGGATGTCGGAGAG GTTTCAGATGGCGAGTCCAATCTGCCACTATCATCTCAAGACGCATATTTTGGAGTGTTGCCAGAACCCGTGACGATTCTCCACCCTCTACATGGCTGCTCTGACCCTCACGGGCTGAGTCGAACTCTGCAAGAGGTGCAGCCCAGATACATCATCCTATACGACGCTGACATGCAGTTTGTTAGACAGATCGAG GTATATCGAGCTTCTCACCCCGGGGTGTCACTTCGTGTCTACTTCCTGTTATACAGCAGCTCAGTGGAAGAACAGAAATACCTGACGACGTTACGTAAAGAGAAAGAAGCATTTGAATACCTCATCAAGCAAAAAGCT ACTATGGTAATACCTGAAGAGAGAGATGGAAAAATGGAGGATGATCCAAATCTGGCAAGGGGGACAACTCCAGCTAATGCAACCACCAACTCTAGAAAAGGAGCAGTGGAAAAACCTGTTCAGAAAAAG ATCATTGTTGACATGCGCGAGTTTCGCAGTGAGCTGCCTTCTCTAGTACACAGACGTGGTATTGAAATAGAACCTGTGACACTGGAG GTAGGTGACTACATCTTGACCCCCGACATCTGCGTGGAGCGTAAGAGTGTGAGCGATCTGATTGGCTCTCTCAACAATGGCCGACTATACAACCAGTGTGTGTCCATGTCCAGATACTACAAGAGACCTGTGTTGCTGATCGAGTTCGATGCCACTAAATCTTTCTCACTGCAG ggaAAATACTCTCTGTCCAATGATGTGTCCATGCAGGACGTGACCTCGAGGTTAGCTCTTCTCACCCTCCACTTCCCCAAACTGAGGATCCTCTGGTGTCCAAGTCCTTACGCAACGGCGGAACTGTTTGATGAACTCAAG GCTGGCAGAGAACAGCCAGACGCTACCACTGCGATGTCAGTAACAGCGGCAGAAACAGCTGTAGACTGGACAGACAAGTACAGCCATGGAccacag
- the LOC121375946 gene encoding DNA repair endonuclease XPF-like isoform X1 yields MALLEYENQIFLDAFHEDGLLILARGLGIDRIFVNFLKIYSDPGSLVLVLNTLSTEEDYFIEQLESDGVKPLPRIITNEFKASERQSMYLQGGVLFLTSRILVVDLLTDRVPIDLVTGILVYKANRILESCQESFILRLYRQKNKSGFIKAFSDNPDAFISGFCQVERVMKNLFVRKLFLWPRFHANVVSCLEKHKVDVVELHMQISPAMTACQTALLDLINACVKELKRCTPAVDTDEVTVENALGKSFDKTIRIQLDPVWHQLSTKTRQLVSDLKTLRLILRHLTQYDCVTFYSLVHSIRTNEKTFGQNTGWLFLDAADSLFVHARDRVWRPQEKKKKLKSDKEDAKPVVENQEPVLEECPKWKVLSEILKEIDEENKKCDSNSDRGRVLICAEDDRTCNQLKEYLRDGGKELLLRLYNKFLAVKGGGLREETKVENKSKSQHKGKGKLTKPAAPISPELTLTQMMGDHGKSEDVGEVSDGESNLPLSSQDAYFGVLPEPVTILHPLHGCSDPHGLSRTLQEVQPRYIILYDADMQFVRQIEVYRASHPGVSLRVYFLLYSSSVEEQKYLTTLRKEKEAFEYLIKQKATMVIPEERDGKMEDDPNLARGTTPANATTNSRKGAVEKPVQKKIIVDMREFRSELPSLVHRRGIEIEPVTLEVGDYILTPDICVERKSVSDLIGSLNNGRLYNQCVSMSRYYKRPVLLIEFDATKSFSLQGKYSLSNDVSMQDVTSRLALLTLHFPKLRILWCPSPYATAELFDELKAGREQPDATTAMSVTAAETAVDWTDKYSHGPQDFLLRMPGVNSKNYRHLMNKVQDLSELTQLSLERLTEIMGSSGHAKLLFDFLHVKQSDAATAFTGPQQTKTDKKRTFISKRKK; encoded by the exons ATGGCTTTGTTAGAATATGAAAATCAGATATTTTTAGATGCATTCCATGAAGATGGTTTACTGATATTAGCAAg AGGTCTTGGCATTGATAGGATCTttgtaaactttttaaaaatctacagCGACCCTGGCAGTCTGGTTCTTGTATTGAACACCTTATCAACAGAGGAG GATTATTTTATAGAACAGTTAGAATCAGATGGTGTAAAACCATTACCAAGGATCATCACAAATGAATTCAAGGCATCCGAGag ACAGAGCATGTATCTCCAGGGAGGTGTTTTGTTTCTGACATCCCGGATTTTAGTTGTGGACCTTCTCACTGACCGGGTTCCCATCGACCTTGTGACTGGAATCCTGGTGTACAAGGCTAACAG gaTTTTGGAATCATGCCAGGAATCATTTATTTTACGATTATACAGACAGAAAAATAAG AGTGGGTTTATCAAGGCTTTCTCTGACAACCCCGATGCCTTCATTAGTGGCTTCTGTCAGGTGGAACGAGTCATGAAAAATCTATTTGTCCGTAAACTCTTTTTGTGGCCAAGGTTTCATGCTAATGTAGTGTCCTGTTTAGAGAAACACAAG GTGGATGTGGTAGAACTTCACATGCAGATTAGCCCAGCTATGACAGCCTGTCAGACGGCACTGCTAGATCTCATCAACGCCTGTGTGAAGGAACTGAAGCGGTGCACCCCAGCT GTGGACACGGATGAGGTTACGGTTGAGAATGCTCTAGGAAAGTCGTTTGACAAGACAATTCGAATACAGCTTGATCCTGTTTGGCATCAGCTCAGTACAAAGACTCGACAGCTGGTTTCTGATCTAAAGACACTCAGACTTATTTTGAG ACATCTTACTCAGTATGACTGTGTGACATTTTATAGCTTAGTCCACTCTATTCG AACAAATGAGAAAACATTTGGACAGAACACAGGCTGGTTATTTCTGGATGCAGCAGACAGTTTATTTGTA CATGCTCGAGATAGAGTATGGCGTCCtcaagaaaagaagaaaaaactcaAGTCTGATAAAGAAGATGCTAAGCCTGTTGTTGaaa ATCAGGAACCTGTTTTGGAGGAGTGTCCTAAGTGGAAGGTTTTGTCTGAGATTTTGAAGGAAATCGATGAGGAAAACAAGAAATGTGATTCTAACTCGGATCGTGGTCGTGTTCTTATTTGTGCTGAGGATGATCGCACATGTAATCAGCTCAAAGAA TACCTACGTGATGGTGGTAAAGAACTGTTGCTCAGACTGTACAATAAATTCTTGGCAGTAAAAGGAGGCGGCTTACGTGAAGAAACTAAGGTA GAGAACAAGAGTAAGAGTCAACACAAAGGCAAAGGAAAACTAACAAAACCTGCTGCTCCAATCTCACCTGAACTGACACTAACACAGATGATGGGGGACCACGGCAAATCAGAGGATGTCGGAGAG GTTTCAGATGGCGAGTCCAATCTGCCACTATCATCTCAAGACGCATATTTTGGAGTGTTGCCAGAACCCGTGACGATTCTCCACCCTCTACATGGCTGCTCTGACCCTCACGGGCTGAGTCGAACTCTGCAAGAGGTGCAGCCCAGATACATCATCCTATACGACGCTGACATGCAGTTTGTTAGACAGATCGAG GTATATCGAGCTTCTCACCCCGGGGTGTCACTTCGTGTCTACTTCCTGTTATACAGCAGCTCAGTGGAAGAACAGAAATACCTGACGACGTTACGTAAAGAGAAAGAAGCATTTGAATACCTCATCAAGCAAAAAGCT ACTATGGTAATACCTGAAGAGAGAGATGGAAAAATGGAGGATGATCCAAATCTGGCAAGGGGGACAACTCCAGCTAATGCAACCACCAACTCTAGAAAAGGAGCAGTGGAAAAACCTGTTCAGAAAAAG ATCATTGTTGACATGCGCGAGTTTCGCAGTGAGCTGCCTTCTCTAGTACACAGACGTGGTATTGAAATAGAACCTGTGACACTGGAG GTAGGTGACTACATCTTGACCCCCGACATCTGCGTGGAGCGTAAGAGTGTGAGCGATCTGATTGGCTCTCTCAACAATGGCCGACTATACAACCAGTGTGTGTCCATGTCCAGATACTACAAGAGACCTGTGTTGCTGATCGAGTTCGATGCCACTAAATCTTTCTCACTGCAG ggaAAATACTCTCTGTCCAATGATGTGTCCATGCAGGACGTGACCTCGAGGTTAGCTCTTCTCACCCTCCACTTCCCCAAACTGAGGATCCTCTGGTGTCCAAGTCCTTACGCAACGGCGGAACTGTTTGATGAACTCAAG GCTGGCAGAGAACAGCCAGACGCTACCACTGCGATGTCAGTAACAGCGGCAGAAACAGCTGTAGACTGGACAGACAAGTACAGCCATGGAccacag